The DNA window TAAAGTCAATGAATTCTAACAAAGGTAGGTTTATTAAAATGGAAATAAAAGCAATTTGGCAAGGTGGACGTGCTTTTGAAGCAAAAGGTCCTTCAGGTTATCCAATGACTATGGATGCAACACCAACTTATGGAGGGGAAGGAAAGGCGCCAACACCAACAGAAATGTTACTAAGTGCTTTAGCGGGCTGTATCGGAATAGATATCACGATGATCTTGAAACCTCATTTAGAAAAGATTCAATTCATTGAAATTACAGTAGCTGGCACACGACGAGAAGAAATGCCAACTGCATTTACAGCAGCTGAATTATTATTCGATGTGAAAGGGGATATCGATGCCAAAAAAGTAATACGTGCCATAAAACTTGGAGAAGAAAAGTATTGTGCCGTTTCTGCTTCTTTAAAAGCAGATATTAC is part of the Psychrobacillus sp. FSL H8-0483 genome and encodes:
- a CDS encoding OsmC family protein produces the protein MEIKAIWQGGRAFEAKGPSGYPMTMDATPTYGGEGKAPTPTEMLLSALAGCIGIDITMILKPHLEKIQFIEITVAGTRREEMPTAFTAAELLFDVKGDIDAKKVIRAIKLGEEKYCAVSASLKADITHRLILNGEEIEMPE